In one Silene latifolia isolate original U9 population chromosome 10, ASM4854445v1, whole genome shotgun sequence genomic region, the following are encoded:
- the LOC141608498 gene encoding uncharacterized protein LOC141608498 produces the protein MVLNCNLTEMKTVGAFFTWNNKHENGTKVYSKLDRVLINADWLTTVPECYANFLPEGLFDHCPCLIKLTADMPRKRPSFKYFNMWSLVEEFEEIVQNSWYKDIQGTPMYKVVTKLKMLKKGLRELNHNNFSDIENITKDPLNKGLCDAESACAKELMLLKKAREQYLLQKSKEKWMSEGDENTAYYHASIKQRRMRNKVYQIKDMNGKLCTKPEEIQAAFENYYKELLGTSKKVSPVHSHLVTKGKCLTAAHLAILNAPVTDEEVRQAMYSIPGTKAPGPDGYSSQFFKDSWAIVGVGVSAAVRSVIHSGKLLKECNTTTITLVPKIDAPENVTQFRPIACCNTIYKCVAKVLCNRLSTIMPDIISPSQSAFVTGRDIVGNILLTQDLVKMYKRKACSPRLLMKIDLQKAYDSVEWSFTQEMLMTLGFPNHVVGLLMQCVSTPTYSIALNGEVFGFFQGKRGLRQGDPLSPLLFTICLERDKKSVVLLLRAFKSFSNASGLCMNQNKSSMYSNGVDAQTMIIFGKGVEGMRRGTIPFKYLGVTITPKRLGVEDCHCLIERISTRIRGLGARKLSYAGRVVLIKSVLSTLHNYWARIFILPKTIINKIEAQCRQFLWHGNDSTTRPALVAWSQVCQTTKKRGLGLKQLYWWNLAAIAKYVWWIAAKTDHLWVRWIHSVYIKQQDWMDYKPGVGVSWAWKKICGVKEAMKPLLLLQGTGTYTIKLGYDWLVEEYPDRAWHPWITNHLIIPRHKFTVWLIAHNRLLTMDRLMKMNIAHENECYFCGDAAESIDHLFFQCDFSKRCLMLGKVPIDEADCSNGFGESDESHMDNARPHIKNSDPDFKAEANKDGWNIELSCQPPNSPDLNVLDLGFFRAIQSLQQRKNAYKLDKLVVEVNNAFEKLEVIKLNYVFITLQACMIEVLKRKGGNDYPLPHMHKSKLAVAGLLPDYLTADLNLVQECITYLNNVGDASSIKKLVDAVKAHYADINEPVGNITEHVESSNEPTDATADATADAELVGNITEPPGCSNEPTGSLYIDLTEDQHIMNINARSDWSIFCQKQNMFCS, from the exons ATGGTCTTGAACTGTAATCTTACTGAAATGAAAACTGTTGGAGCTTTCTTCACGTGGAACAACAAGCATGAGAATGGGACCAAGGTTTATAGTAAACTGGACAGAGTGCTTATCAATGCAGATTGGCTAACCACTGTTCCTGAATGTTATGCAAATTTTTTACCAGAAGGGTTGTTTGATCATTGCCCATGCTTGATTAAATTAACTGCTGATATGCCTAGGAAGAGGCCCTCTTTTAAGTATTTTAACATGTGGTCTCTTGTGGAGGAGTTTGAGGAAATTGTTCAGAATAGTTGGTATAAGGATATTCAGGGCACTCCCATGTACAAGGTGGTGACAAAACTTAAGATGCTGAAGAAGGGGCTTAGGGAGCTTAATCATAACAACTTTAGTGACATTGAAAATATCACAAAA GATCCTCTTAATAAGGGGCTTTGTGATGCTGAATCTGCTTGTGCAAAGGAGTTGATGCTACTGAAGAAAGCAAGGGAGCAATATCTCCTTCAGAAATCCAAGGAGAAATGGATGAGTGAGGGGGATGAAAATACTGCTTATTATCATGCCAGTATCAAACAAAGGAGAATGAGGAATAAGGTGTATCAAATTAAGGATATGAATGGCAAGCTGTGCACTAAACCTGAGGAGATTCAAGCAGCCTTTGAAAATTATTATAAAGAGCTTCTTGGGACCTCTAAGAAAGTAAGTCCAGTACACAGTCATCTTGTTACCAAAGGTAAATGCCTCACTGCAGCTCATCTGGCCATTCTGAATGCTCCAGTAACAGATGAGGAGGTCAGACAGGCTATGTATTCCATTCCTGGTACCAAAGCTCCTGGTCCAGATGGTTACAGTAGCCAGTTCTTTAAGGATTCTTGGGCTATTGTAGGAGTGGGAGTGAGTGCTGCTGTGAGGAGTGTCATTCATTCTGGTAAATTGCTGAAGGAGTGTAATACAACTACTATTACCTTGGTTCCAAAAATAGATGCTCCAGAGAATGTGACTCAATTTCGGCCTATAGCCTGTTGCAACACCATCTACAAGTGTGTTGCCAAGGTTCTTTGTAATAGGCTCAGTACAATTATGCCTGATATTATTAGTCCTTCCCAGAGTGCCTTTGTGACAGGAAGGGACATAGTTGGGAATATCCTGTTGACCCAAGATTTGGTTAAAATGTATAAGAGAAAAGCTTGCTCTCCCAGACTTTTAATGAAGATTGACTTACAAAAAGCCTATGATAGTGTTGAGTGGTCTTTTACGCAAGAGATGTTAATGACTTTGGGGTTTCCTAATCATGTGGTGGGTCTCCTCATGCAGTGTGTGTCTACTCCTACTTATTCTATAGCCCTTAATGGTGAAGTTTTTGGGTTTTTTCAGGGTAAGAGGGGTTTAAGGCAGGGTGACCCATTATCACCTTTGCTTTTTACAATTTGTCTTGA GCGGGATAAGAAGTCTGTGGTTTTATTGTTAAGAGCATTTAAATCCTTCTCAAATGCCTCTGGGCTTTGCATGAACCAAAACAAATCTAGCATGTATAGTAATGGTGTTGATGCACAGACTATGATTATCTTTGGAAAGGGTGTCGAGGGGATGAGAAGGGGCACGATTCCTTTTAAGTATTTGGGTGTAACTATTACTCCTAAAAGGCTTGGGGTGGAGGACTGTCATTGCCTCATTGAGAGAATCAGTACCAGAATTAGAGGATTAGGAGCAAGAAAACTCTCCTATGCTGGGAGGGTTGTTCTTATCAAATCAGTCCTAAGCACGTTGCACAACTACTGGGCTCGTATTTTTATACTCCCAAAGACTATCATCAACAAAATTGAAGCACAATGCAGGCAGTTTCTTTGGCATGGGAATGATAGCACAACCAGACCTGCTTTGGTTGCCTGGAGTCAAGTGTGTCAGACAACTAAAAAGAGAGGGTTGGGCCTAAAACAACTATACTGGTGGAATCTTGCAGCAATTGCTAAATATGTATGGTGGATTGCGGCCAAAACTGATCATCTATGGGTACGATGGATTCACTCTGTATATATAAAACAGCAGGATTGGATGGATTATAAACCTGGTGTGGGTGTTAGCTGGGCATGGAAGAAAATTTGTGGAGTAAAGGAAGCAATGAAACCTCTTCTTCTCTTGCAGGGGACTGGGACATATACTATCAAACTGGGGTATGACTGGTTGGTTGAGGAGTATCCTGATAGGGCCTGGCATCCTTGGATTACTAACCACCTGATTATACCAAGACATAAATTTACTGTATGGCTAATTGCTCATAACCGGTTATTGACAATGGATAGGCTAATGAAGATGAACATAGCTCATGAAAATGAATGCTACTTCTGCGGGGATGCAGCTGAGTCCATTGACCATCTGTTCTTTCAATGTGATTTCAGTAAACGATGTTTGATGCTG GGTAAGGTCCCTATTGATGAAGCAGATTGTAGCAATGGTTTTGGCGAGTCTGATGAATCACATATGG ataatgcACGTCCACACATAAAGAATTCAGATCCAGATTTCAAAGCTGAAGCAAACAAGGATGGGTGGAATATTGAGTTAAGTTGTCAACCACCAAACTCACCAGATTTGAATGTCTTAGATTTGGGTTTTTTCAGAGCTATTCAGTCACTTCAGCAAAGAAAAAATGCTTACAAGTTGGATAAACTTGTTGTGGAAGTTAATAATGCTTTTGAAAAGTTGGAGGTAATTAAACTCAATTATGTCTTCATAACACTACAAGCATGCATGATAGAGGTTTtgaaaaggaaaggaggaaatgaTTACCCCTTACCACACATGCACAAATCCAAATTAGCAGTTGCAGGCTTATTGCCTGACTATCTAACTGCTGATTTGAACTTGGTGCAAGAGTGTATAACATACTTGAACAATGTGGGTGATGCTTCTAGCATAAAAAAATTGGTTGATGCAGTGAAAGCACATTATGCTGATATAAATGAACCTGTTGGCAACATTACTGAACATGTTGAGTCCAGTAATGAACCAACAG ATGCTACTGCAGATGCTACTGCAGATGCTGAACTTGTTGGTAACATTACTGAACCACCTGGGTGCAGTAATGAACCAACAGGATCATTATATATTGACCTCACCGAAGATCAG CATATTATGAACATAAATGCTAGATCAGATTGGTCCATATTTTGTCAAAAGCAGAACATGTTTTGCAGTTAA
- the LOC141608499 gene encoding uncharacterized protein LOC141608499: MKALCSSYSPLCMIGDFNQVEHHYDKLGGSSNITGWKSFLDWRINIPLSELPYSGPNFTWANKRNSSSLILERLDRCYASQDWNLLFPDAYLKNLNLFLSDHAPIVLSTSAKVKKPKRPYRVDNWCLELPAIQALISSIWNSSSLCNAATSVSLKLAKIRSAILKWVLENRHHFMLDWSLISKDLSVSAALAQDSSSAFDHITNIRSIEHDVYIQHSFWKQRAKSEFRFNDGLPTSYFFSRSKAREKRLRIFALKDDMGNWISSDMDLSNLIVSHFTCLFTSSTQSTGSLTLQDLSIPQLDGFQQDYLSRPFSASDVEYAFFSMKPNKSPGPDGFPPRFYQLFWGLIKEDITSAVLSFLNSGILPPAWNNTHVVLIPKVELPEMISQFRPISLCNVIYRAASKCIALRLKKVIDGIIGQNQNAFVPDANRDWGFRDTRF, translated from the coding sequence ATGAAAGCTCTGTGTTCATCCTACTCTCCTCTTTGTATGATTGGAGATTTCAACCAGGTTGAACATCATTACGACAAACTTGGAGGCTCTTCAAACATTACGGGATGGAAATCTTTTTTAGATTGGCGTATAAATATTCCTCTTTCAGAACTTCCGTATTCCGGCCCTAATTTTACTTGGGCTAACAAGAGGAATTCATCTAGTTTGATTTTGGAACGTCTTGATCGTTGTTACGCTTCTCAGGATTGGAATCTTTTGTTTCCAGATGCTTATCTTAAAAATCTCAACCTTTTCCTTTCCGATCATGCCCCAATTGTGTTATCTACTTCTGCCAAAGTCAAGAAACCAAAGCGACCCTATCGAGTGGATAATTGGTGTTTGGAACTTCCGGCTATTCAAGCTCTTATTTCATCCATCTGGAATTCTTCTTCTCTTTGCAATGCTGCTACTTCTGTTTCTTTGAAACTTGCAAAAATTCGTTCTGCAATTCTAAAATGGGTTCTGGAGAATCGCCATCACTTTATGTTAGACTGGAGCTTAATTTCCAAAGACTTGTCAGTTTCTGCGGCTCTTGCTCAGGATAGCTCCTCTGCTTTTGATCACATTACCAATATTAGATCAATTGAACATGATGTCTACATCCAGCACTCCTTTTGGAAACAACGTGCTAAATCCGAATTCCGTTTTAATGATGGCCTGCCAACTTCATATTTTTTTAGCCGATCGAAAGCTCGTGAGAAACGTCTTAGGATTTTTGCTTTGAAAGATGATATGGGCAATTGGATTTCTTCTGATATGGATCTCTCAAATCTTATTGTTTCTCACTTCACCTGCCTGTTTACTTCCAGTACTCAATCTACGGGTTCTTTAACGCTTCAAGATTTATCTATTCCTCAGCTTGATGGTTTTCAGCAGGATTATTTGTCTCGGCCTTTCTCGGCCAGTGATGTGGAATATGCGTTTTTTTCGATGAAACCAAATAAATCTCCTGGACCTGACGGTTTTCCACCTCGTTTCTATCAGCTTTTTTGGGGACTTATCAAGGAGGATATCACCTCGGCTGTTCTATCCTTCCTAAACTCAGGTATTCTTCCTCCTGCCTGGAACAACACTCATGTTGTTCTCATTCCGAAGGTTGAACTACCTGAGATGATTTCTCAGTTCCGACCTATCAGTCTATGTAATGTCATCTACAGAGCTGCTTCCAAATGTATTGCTCTTAGGCTCAAGAAGGTAATTGATGGCATCATTGGACAAAATCAAAATGCTTTTGTTCCCGACGCTAATCGTGATTGGGGTTTTCGGGACACGAGATTTTGA
- the LOC141608500 gene encoding putative mitochondrial protein AtMg01250 — protein MNKAFDRVSWAFLFKVLKLFGFPKVFRKLIKSCVRTVSLQILINGTPSSRIFPQCGLRQGDPISPYLFILCMEILSLLIFKAEANGEIEGIKLSRQSPAISHLLYADDSLLCLRLTTSACESLRRILNDFSSISGQMINHQKSYIKFSPNTPADFKEHILDILHVQSKSNFGLYLGIPIDLGRRKLPSFQFLLDKISNKILSWGASKFFTSSQVNSY, from the coding sequence ATGAATAAAGCTTTCGACAGAGTTTCCTGGGCCTTCTTATTCAAAGTTCTCAAACTTTTTGGTTTTCCAAAGGTTTTTAGAAAGCTCATCAAATCTTGTGTGAGAACTGTTTCTTTGCAAATTCTTATTAATGGTACTCCTTCCAGCCGTATCTTTCCTCAATGTGGGTTGCGTCAAGGTGATCCTATTTCGCCTTACCTCTTTATTTTGTGCATGGAGATCTTGTCGCTCCTGATTTTCAAAGCTGAAGCAAATGGTGAAATTGAAGGCATTAAACTTTCTAGGCAGAGCCCTGCTATTTCTCATTTGTTATATGCAGATGATTCGCTTTTGTGCCTTCGTCTTACAACCTCTGCCTGTGAGTCCTTGCGAAGAATCCTGAATGATTTCAGCTCTATCTCGGGTCAAATGATTAATCATCAGAAATCATATATCAAATTCAGCCCCAATACTCCGGCGGATTTTAAGGAGCATATTCTTGATATTTTACATGTGCAATCAAAATCTAATTTCGGACTTTATCTGGGCATCCCAATTGATCTGGGCAGAAGAAAATTGCCGTCTTTTCAGTTTCTATTGGACAAGATCTCAAATAAGATCCTTTCGTGGGGGGCCAGCAAATTTTTCACAAGCAGCCAAGTTAATTCTTATTAA
- the LOC141608501 gene encoding putative mitochondrial protein AtMg00310 codes for MASIAYVASVIPLPQQITSKINYLIDIFWWKKPHHTNAQHWLPFDQLQQPKTNGGLGLKNATIASQALLAKNFWRPHHQPSLLFSKVIRSKYKNDFPLPSSKSKCSTASFAWKGVVKTTFLLRDGIAWKFGNGKSIDLKSDAWILGNKPIFKSLMQPQSVTFDDLPR; via the coding sequence ATGGCATCCATTGCTTATGTCGCCTCCGTCATTCCGTTACCTCAGCAGATCACCTCTAAAATAAATTACCTAATTGATATCTTCTGGTGGAAAAAACCTCATCATACAAATGCTCAGCACTGGTTACCTTTTGATCAATTACAACAACCAAAGACGAATGGTGGGCTTGGCCTGAAGAATGCTACGATTGCTAGTCAAGCACTGCTGGCCAAAAATTTTTGGCGTCCTCACCATCAGCCGTCTTTGCTTTTTTCCAAAGTTATTAGATCCAAATACAAGAATGATTTTCCTTTACCATCTAGCAAATCAAAATGTTCTACAGCGTCTTTTGCCTGGAAAGGCGTTGTCAAGACCACTTTTTTACTTCGCGATGGAATTGCCTGGAAATTTGGAAATGGAAAATCGATCGATCTTAAATCCGACGCTTGGATTCTTGGTAATAAGCCTATTTTTAAGTCTCTGATGCAACCTCAATCGGTTACTTTTGATGATCTTCCTCGCTAG
- the LOC141606339 gene encoding uncharacterized protein LOC141606339, with protein sequence MGVMMDTYNVTSKDGYFDFEGDIEKGEVYGNNFMMKELECEGAKNGRLERGNETVIHEDMEISSIDSSSDDQLESVRLVVEKSSRGVGRKVVKEKGKAISAKKHPKPPRPPRGLSLDSADQKLIKELHELARVKRARVERMKALKKAKESRPRSLKNQLFATLLTILFCLVLFFQGISSRTSTTTNIRETQYLSDIAKQHRIISVQQYSVSSVANLNVADSESPRNFSLNL encoded by the exons ATGGGTGTCATGATGGATACTTATAATGTGACTTCGAAAGACGGATACTTTGACTTTGAGGGTGATATTGAAAAGGGTGAAGTGTATGgaaataattttatgatgaaggAGTTGGAATGTGAGGGTGCTAAAAACGGTCGGCTAGAACGTGGTAATGAGACGGTTATTCACGAAGATATGGAGATATCGTCAATTGATTCTAGTAGTGATGATCAATTGGAGAGTGTGAGATTGGTTGTAGAAAAAAGTAGTAGAGGTGTTGGGAGGAAAGTGGTTAAGGAGAAAGGTAAGGCGATAAGTGCTAAGAAGCATCCAAAACCCCCTAGACCGCCCAGAGGGTTATCATTGGATTCAGCTGATCAGAAATTGATTAAGGAACTTCATGAGCTTGCTAGGGTTAAGCGTGCGAGAGTTGAACGTATGAAGGCATTGAAGAAGGCGAAAGAATCAAGGCCACGGTCCTTGAAGAATCAGTTGTTTGCCACGTTGCTCACTATTTTGTTCTGTCTGGTTCTATTTTTTCAAG GAATTTCATCTAGAACCAGTACAACAACAAATATCAGGGAAACGCAGTACCTGTCTGACATCGCAAAGCAGCATAGGATTATCTCTGTTCAGCAGTACTCAGTGTCATCCGTAGCCAACCTCAACGTAGCTGATTCTGAATCTCCTAG GAATTTCAGCTTGAACCTGTAA
- the LOC141608502 gene encoding putative invertase inhibitor, protein MKALATILVDHVNDKARSTRLHIATLANDPKTDAKTKQYLQQCVGLYDQILGHWIPAAKAKMADNDYSSAQDYIDVVPSNVEMCERNFDWSGHVKSPITPDSKAIDDLAKVAIAIVKYKTTHPAPPMN, encoded by the coding sequence ATGAAAGCTCTAGCAACCATTTTAGTAGATCACGTGAACGACAAAGCTAGGTCGACCCGACTCCACATTGCAACTCTTGCCAACGACCCAAAAACCGATGCCAAAACCAAACAATATCTTCAGCAGTGTGTTGGACTGTATGATCAGATTTTGGGACACTGGATTCCAGCCGCTAAAGCAAAGATGGCGGATAATGATTATAGCAGTGCCCAAGATTACATTGATGTTGTTCCGAGCAATGTTGAAATGTGCGAGAGGAATTTTGATTGGTCTGGGCATGTCAAGTCGCCCATAACCCCCGATAGTAAGGCCATTGATGATCTTGCTAAAGTCGCTATTGCCATTGTGAAGTATAAAACTACGCACCCTGCTCCTCCGATGAATTGA
- the LOC141608503 gene encoding cell wall / vacuolar inhibitor of fructosidase 1-like codes for MEKTLTCVVFLCLIAYNIIFTKAQTKAVNLIDFTCKQAPDYNICASILNSDPRSRSAQDMKALATILMDHVNDKARSTQHHIETLFNDPKTDSKTKINLRYCIGSYGMIVGTWIQAAKAKIANNEYSRAKDYIYSIRLSVEMCERNFAWLGHIKSPITDDSKAVDDIAIAVNGVVTYKITHPSPPMN; via the coding sequence ATGGAGAAAACCTTAACATgtgttgtttttttgtgtttgataGCCTATAACATCATCTTTACCAAAGCACAAACAAAGGCAGTTAATCTAATTGATTTTACTTGCAAACAAGCACCTGACTATAACATATGCGCTTCGATTTTAAACAGCGATCCAAGGAGTCGGTCTGCACAAGATATGAAAGCTCTAGCCACCATTCTAATGGATCACGTGAACGACAAAGCTAGGTCGACTCAACACCACATAGAAACTCTTTTCAACGacccaaaaaccgactcaaaaaccaaAATAAATCTTCGCTATTGTATTGGAAGCTATGGGATGATTGTGGGAACTTGGATTCAAGCTGCTAAAGCAAAAATAGCGAATAATGAATATAGCAGAGCCAAAGATTACATTTATTCTATTCGGCTCAGCGTTGAGATGTGCGAGAGGAATTTCGCGTGGTTGGGGCATATCAAGTCGCCCATAACCGATGATAGTAAGGCTGTGGATGATATTGCTATAGCCGTTAATGGAGTTGTGACCTATAAGATTACGCACCCTTCTCCTCCGATGAATTGA
- the LOC141608504 gene encoding cell wall / vacuolar inhibitor of fructosidase 1-like yields MEKTLSCFIFFSLIAYNILFAKAQTNPVNLIDFTCKQTPDYNLCASTLNSDPRSRSAKDMKALATILVDHVNDKASSTRLHIATLFMDPKTDSNTKLYLDQCVTRYDKILSYWIPNAKTSMANDDYSKAQEYIDALPTTIELCERNFEFLGHVKSPITNDSKAMDDIAKVAIAVVTYKMMHPAPPSMN; encoded by the coding sequence ATGGAGAAAACTTTATCATGTTTTATTTTCTTCTCTTTGATTGCATATAACATCCTCTTTGCAAAAGCACAAACAAACCCAGTTAATCTAATTGATTTTACGTGCAAACAAACACCCGACTACAACTTATGCGCCTCGACTTTAAACAGCGATCCAAGGAGTCGCTCTGCAAAAGATATGAAAGCTCTAGCGACCATTTTAGTGGATCACGTGAACGACAAAGCTAGTTCGACCCGACTCCACATTGCAACTCTTTTCATGGacccaaaaaccgactcaaatacCAAACTATATCTTGACCAATGTGTTACAAGGTATGATAAAATTTTGAGCTATTGGATTCCAAATGCTAAAACAAGCATGGCGAATGATGATTATAGTAAAGCTCAAGAATACATTGATGCTCTTCCGACGACTATTGAGTTGTGCGAAAGGAATTTCGAGTTTTTGGGGCATGTCAAGTCGCCTATAACTAATGATAGTAAGGCCATGGATGATATTGCTAAAGTCGCGATTGCGGTTGTGACCTATAAGATGATGCACCCTGCTCCTCCGTCGATGAACTGA
- the LOC141608506 gene encoding uncharacterized protein LOC141608506, producing the protein MSTIHTYWSQIFVLPIGVMDRIQALCRNFLWEGSDKYSKAPLVSWNVLCNSKDHGGLGLIDSKQWNVVAIGKLVWWLETKQDHLWIRWVDNIYLKGKDWMVYEPTAYSSWSWRKICEVNNVFKPGFIQGNGCGDGHYTIVAGYNWLRQENMMKVQWHKVVWNRFNNSKWCFTMWLKQHQRLLTLDRLAKMGMEVPTVCFLCDWLHVNEGDIADCDKLLKIHGQTILIRQIIMAAVVGIVYGIWLNRNICRIEGYVMQPRTLIQLVKEDCRRRILGTFQGEMKMNDRLWCSVMGLK; encoded by the exons ATGTCTACTATTCATACCTACTGGTCTCAAATTTTTGTGTTGCCTATTGGAGTGATGGATAGGATCCAGGCTCTCTGTAGGAATTTCCTGTGGGAAGGTAGTGATAAATATTCTAAGGCTCCCCTGGTTAGTTGGAATGTGTTGTGCAACTCTAAAGATCATGGAGGGTTAGGTCTAATTGATAGTAAACAGTGGAATGTTGTTGCCATAGGGAAGCTTGTCTGGTGGCTGGAAACTAAACAAGATCATTTGTGGATCCGGTGGGTTGATAATATTTATCTGAAGGGTAAGGATTGGATGGTATATGAGCCTACTGCCTACAGTTCATGGTCTTGGAGAAAGATATGTGAGGTGAATAATGTGTTTAAACCAGGTTTTATTCAAGGCAACGGGTGTGGAGATGGCCATTACACTATTGTTGCAGGTTATAACTGGTTGAGACAGGAGAATATGATGAAAGTTCAGTGGCATAAAGTTGTCTGGAATAGGTTTAATAATTCTAAATGGTGTTTCACAATGTGGCTGAAGCAACACCAGAGACTTCTTACACTAGATCGATTAGCCAAGATGGGTATGGAGGTGCCAACAGTATGCTTCCTCTGCG ATTGGCTACATGTTAATGAAGGAGATATAGCTGACTGTGACAAATTATTGAAGATTCATGGCCAGACTATTTTGATTAGGCAGATCATTATGGCAGCTGTTGTAGGTATTGTTTATGGGATCTGGTTGAATAGGAACATATGCAGGATTGAGGGTTATGTAATGCAGCCTAGGACACTGATTCAGCTAGTTAAGGAGGATTGCAGAAGACGTATTCTGGGAACCTTTCAAGgggaaatgaaaatgaatgatAGATTATGGTGTAGCGTGATGGGTCTTAAGTAA